AATTGGCGGAAGTCGTCGCGCAGTTGGGCGATCAGCTCGTCGCGCCGATCATAGAGCCGCTTGAGCGGCCGCTTGATTCGCTTCTCCTGCAAATAGGCGACGAGCAGCGGCAGCACGATCGTGGTGTCGGCGTAGCAGACCACGGCGTTGGGCAGCATCTCCGGGTCGATCTTGCTCCAGGAGACCGCCTCGTGGGGCGTTGCGCCGGAGAGCCCGCCGGTGTCGGGCCGCGCGTCGGTGACCTGAATGAAGTAGTCGTGACCCTTAAGCTTGAACCCGAGGATCTCCTGCAACTGCGGCTCGGTCTGCAACATAAAGTTCTTGGGCGATCCGCCGCCCCAGATCACCACCGCGCTTTTGGAATAGTGTTTCTTGGCCTCGTAGACAATGCCCGTGGTCTCGTTGACGTCGATCGCCGGGTCGATCTGGATCTTGCCGCCGACCAGGTTCCACGAGGCAATGTCCATGCCGATGGTCGAGTCGCCAGGGCTCGAGGTGTAGACCGGCACGCCGCACTCGTGGGCCGCGACCAGCATCGAGCAATCGGTCTTTACCTCCCGCTCGAGCATTTTTTCCTTGGCCCATTTGCCCAGCAGGTAGTGCAGTCGGGCGGTTCCCAGCCGGGTCTCGAGTTCGGGATTATTGAGAAATCCGGTGGTGTCGTTATCGGTGTTGATCAGCACGCGATAGTCCATCAGCACGTCGTAGATCCGCACCACGCCCTCGCGGTGCAGCTGGCAGTCGTTGACGTGCGGCGTTCCGCGGTGCAGTTCGTAGCCCAGGGCGAAGTGCAGATCGTGATACAGGTTGGCGCCGGTGCTGACGATCCAGTCGATCAGCCCGGCCCTGATCAGCGGCACGATGCAGGTTCCGCCGAGCCCCGCCGGGGTCAGCGCGCCGGTGAACGACATGCCGATCACCACATTCGGGTCGGAGAGCTTGGCCTCGAACAGGTCGCAAATTTCGCGTATTCTTGCGGAGTTATACGCCTGGAAGGCCGTCTGGATCAGCTCGGCGACGCTCAGGCCTTTCCGTAGCGGCTCGCTGGTGATCCGCGGACCCGCGAGCAGCGCGGTTCTCATTACGCTCGGTTTTCTGCTGCCGCCCATTTGCGTCCCTTCCCTGATGTTGCCTGCGAATTTTAACGCAACGTCCGGCCGTTGACCAATCAATGAGCTATGCGGTGAACCATGCATCACGACGCGCGTACCGTGCGCCGTAACGCGATCGGTATTCCGATTTGGCTAAGCAGGCCGTCGATAATCGGATTTTGGCCGCAGCACGGATCGTTGGATTACGACCATGGCGCTGCGCGAGTTTTACGGCCGCTTTAGCAGCCCGTCGATGATCAGGTCGGCGGCGTCGTCCTCGTTCAGGCCGCGCGCCATCAGCGTCTCGAGCTGTTTGCTGTCCACGCTGCCGATGGCCGCCTCGTGGGTCACGTGGGCCTTGGGGTGACGGACTTCGACCACCGGCACGGCCATGGCCACGGCGTGGTCCATTACGATCTCTTTGCAGTCCACGTGTCCGCGGCAGCCTGCGGCAGTGGCGGTCAGCGTATTGCGGATCTCGGCCCGGGCGTTGTCGCGCACCGCGATGTGCGAGGTGAGCACGCCGCGCGCGTCCTCGCCCACCAGGTGGCCGATCTCGTTGAGCCTAATCCGGTCGTGGCCGAAGCCCTTGATCCGCGCTGTCATCTCCATCACCGAGCGCGCGTGGCAGGTGGTCTCGTACTCGATGTCCAGCTCGCCCACGCGCCCCTTGACCAGTTCGAACTCGGTTTTAAAGCGCGCGCCCTCGTGCAAGGTGACCTTGGCCTTGGGCACCACCCGCGTGCCGCCGGAATCGCCGTGCACGTGGCGCTCGAGGTACGAGTAGCTCGCATTGCGCCCCACCGAAATCTCGGCGTCCATCAGGTGCTCGATCTGCTTGGCGTTGGGAAAAGTGCAGTGCGCCAGCACCGCGACCTGCGCGCGGTCCTCGATATTGACGTGCATCACGATCCGCTGCACGCCGGTCTCGGGCATCAGGCCGAAGCACATGTGCACCGGCTTCTCGATCTGCGTCCCCTCGTGCACACGCATCCAGATCTCAACGCCCTGGTCCAGTTGTTCGGCTTTGATCTCGAGTCCGGGGACCATTTTCGAGCCGAGCACCTCATTGCCGTGCACCACCACGTAGGCCGCATCCTCGGCCAGGTCGTCGTGGCGCTGGTAGTCGATCGATTGGTAGATGCGCTCGATGGTCTGCTCGCTCATTGCCCGGCCCCCTTGATCGGCGCGTTTTTGTGGTCGCACGGCCGACAGCGGTCCTTGAAGTACAGCCCGATCTTGTCCACCGATCCGCGGTCGATCAGCTTGCCGCAGCACATCAGGAACGCGTGTTCGGCCTGTTCGAGCACGGCCAGCGAGTGGGTGATCATGATTACGGTGGCGCCGTCGGTCTTGAGCGTACGCAACGCGTCGAAGATCCGCTGCAGCGCGTCGACGTCGATCCCCGAGTCCGGCTCGTCCATCAGCACCAAGCGCGGCCGCATCGCCAAAATCGAGGCCAGCTCGATCCGCTTGCGCTCGCCGCCGCTGAGCGTCTTATCCGCGGCGCGCCCGGCGTAGAGTGCCGGGTCGAGCCCCACGGCCTCGAGCGAGCGGTTCAGCATTTCATCGGACTTGTCGCGGGCGGCGGCCAAAATGAAGCTGCGTACGCTCAGCCCCTCGAAGCGCGCCGGTTCCTGCCAGCCCAGGGTGATCCCGCGCCGCGCGCGTTCGTCGATGGGCAGCCCGCGTAGCGACTCGCCGTCAAAGGTCATCTCGCCGCTGTAATCGCGATAGCCGCTCAGACCCATGATCGTATTGGCCAGGGTCGATTTACCCGCGCCGTTGGGGCCGATAATCGCGTGCACGTGCCCCTCCCAAAACTCGACCGACAGCCCGTCGAGCACCGGCTTGCCGCCCAGTTTCAGCGCCAGGTCTTTGATCTCGAGGATCGCCATAACCTCTCCATCAATATTTCTTGGCGTGCGCCGGATGCGCAGCGTCAGGTTCGATTATCAGCCCATTAGCGATGCTGAAAATATGATATCGATCAAAGTTCGAAATACGCGCCAACGGCGCAGGGGGCGTAGGCCTCGCCGAACTGCTGCTCGAACAGCTTGGTTGCCCGCGCACCGGTGCAGTGGCAGGGGCTGATCCGTTCGACCCCCAGCTCGCGCAGCCGGACCGCGATTTGTTTGACCTCGTCGGACGAGGCCTTGCCCAAATGGAACCCGCCGAGCACCAGCAGCGGCTTGCCGTGCGCCAGCTTGCGCGCCTGCTCGACCATGTTGTCCACGCCCGGATGCGCGCAGCCGCAGATCAGCACGAATCCCTGGTCGAGTTGCACTATCAGACCCTGCTCCGCCACCGGTCCCTCAAGTACGCCGGTGGTGAACATGCCGGGGCGGACCTCGGTCGATTCGGCCACACGGTGCGGTTTGTGCCCGCGCTGCTCCAGCGTGGCGGCCAGCGCCTCGCTTTGCGGCTGGGGCAGATAGATCTCCAGCCCTTCGCACTGCCCCGAGAGGCCCAGCAGTCCGCCGCGGTGATCGGAGTGCATATGCGAGATCACCACCGCGTCGATGCTCGTGGGGTCGATGCCCATTTGGTCCATGTTGAAGCGTAGCGTGCTCCAGTCCGCGCCGGTGTCGAACAAGATCCGCTGGGACCCGACCTGCACCAGGCAGGAGAAGCCCCACGAG
The sequence above is drawn from the Candidatus Alcyoniella australis genome and encodes:
- a CDS encoding SufD family Fe-S cluster assembly protein, with protein sequence MSEQTIERIYQSIDYQRHDDLAEDAAYVVVHGNEVLGSKMVPGLEIKAEQLDQGVEIWMRVHEGTQIEKPVHMCFGLMPETGVQRIVMHVNIEDRAQVAVLAHCTFPNAKQIEHLMDAEISVGRNASYSYLERHVHGDSGGTRVVPKAKVTLHEGARFKTEFELVKGRVGELDIEYETTCHARSVMEMTARIKGFGHDRIRLNEIGHLVGEDARGVLTSHIAVRDNARAEIRNTLTATAAGCRGHVDCKEIVMDHAVAMAVPVVEVRHPKAHVTHEAAIGSVDSKQLETLMARGLNEDDAADLIIDGLLKRP
- a CDS encoding ABC transporter ATP-binding protein, with the translated sequence MAILEIKDLALKLGGKPVLDGLSVEFWEGHVHAIIGPNGAGKSTLANTIMGLSGYRDYSGEMTFDGESLRGLPIDERARRGITLGWQEPARFEGLSVRSFILAAARDKSDEMLNRSLEAVGLDPALYAGRAADKTLSGGERKRIELASILAMRPRLVLMDEPDSGIDVDALQRIFDALRTLKTDGATVIMITHSLAVLEQAEHAFLMCCGKLIDRGSVDKIGLYFKDRCRPCDHKNAPIKGAGQ
- the speY gene encoding deoxyhypusine synthase, coding for MRTALLAGPRITSEPLRKGLSVAELIQTAFQAYNSARIREICDLFEAKLSDPNVVIGMSFTGALTPAGLGGTCIVPLIRAGLIDWIVSTGANLYHDLHFALGYELHRGTPHVNDCQLHREGVVRIYDVLMDYRVLINTDNDTTGFLNNPELETRLGTARLHYLLGKWAKEKMLEREVKTDCSMLVAAHECGVPVYTSSPGDSTIGMDIASWNLVGGKIQIDPAIDVNETTGIVYEAKKHYSKSAVVIWGGGSPKNFMLQTEPQLQEILGFKLKGHDYFIQVTDARPDTGGLSGATPHEAVSWSKIDPEMLPNAVVCYADTTIVLPLLVAYLQEKRIKRPLKRLYDRRDELIAQLRDDFRQFVKLQGSPHGDTKTAKSLRRKLAKTEKTIKAK
- a CDS encoding MBL fold metallo-hydrolase, translated to MNAQAKPTNDDPQLRLWIVFDNNAHDGLSASWGFSCLVQVGSQRILFDTGADWSTLRFNMDQMGIDPTSIDAVVISHMHSDHRGGLLGLSGQCEGLEIYLPQPQSEALAATLEQRGHKPHRVAESTEVRPGMFTTGVLEGPVAEQGLIVQLDQGFVLICGCAHPGVDNMVEQARKLAHGKPLLVLGGFHLGKASSDEVKQIAVRLRELGVERISPCHCTGARATKLFEQQFGEAYAPCAVGAYFEL